The Sesamum indicum cultivar Zhongzhi No. 13 linkage group LG2, S_indicum_v1.0, whole genome shotgun sequence genome contains a region encoding:
- the LOC105156064 gene encoding uncharacterized protein LOC105156064 isoform X1, protein MKSRSHRLPISEPHHDDWVDGSWTVDCICGVNFDDGEEMVDCDECGVWVHTRCSRYVKSEKSFSCDKCKSKNSGSGGGAGSGGVRNDSEETEVAEFLVELPTKTLRMDNPNPARNSMSRRPFRLWTDIPMEERVHVQGVPGGEPGLFSGMKMSSVFGPELWKCTGYVPKKLNFRYTEFPCLSHGKIEEKKEEELDKTSGEDNAHQADNNAGVLFSFTKENENTLPTPIVDSHGVKSPDEGGGCHEVVSSRQKKLDGQNLDFGCPEDSMKKESISVPIVLHSGKRKKEELKDQNVKKKGRTIEKEGDIRKRATHSSKAASACDAKHLAFSQDRGSKAVSDDTRCSKDLLGDQLSDGLGECATNLASNEHGLESTLRNDVSSDEVSRGGNRVDQVPVGSENFSKTNNGVESLTQLNGSRSTPVKEEVPGDTAKGCGDVGRVTGGISHEERVAVDVDIAGTDANENRDGQDSDIDEAYSRPNKKIKGELDADDRGRCHVEYPPPNDVKSDSMKAITQYPESSLKVFSEEGKVIEKPVISSEASEPKMLHASRSQTLSTRTDKSDDSLDTLYQSKREPTGSEGPMAARKRSLGLKHSSEVADDLLKSNGTARSHSTASYQRKAVFSLAKSASTSGGISSKSSDNRVAATSQNPSIHNRQKELSESNAGTLKENASADTVEHEEKCGRPKKLVKESSKSNSLSKISDPTKLSQTSDSKRLLSDSKDSSIHSSSKAPLVPNMPSNRVSGECASTLQIEGALNVQNKAAASAVPGKSEKVYQSGSHPSSRGNVTSMNALAASNIPATLSDEELALLLHQELNSSPRVPRVPRMRHAGSLPQLTCPSATSMLMKRTSSGGKDHGMASRRRTKDFSGEGSHGSLEADNEAKKMERKPSSPDNRRRDSGCPADLLSRKEADGGPVKSVQSMKKTNVSGSLSSPSDSNGHNLLSSRSSSRNASDDDPRMVSRLTNRTLPGLIAEIMSEGKRMTYEELCNAVLPHWPNLRKHNGERYAYSSHSQAVLDCLRNRSEWARLVDRGPKTSASRKRRKLDADSMSIESEDNEENRVKNAKDVGSKSFESHQEDFPKGKRKARKRRRLALQGRGIVRRRRRADVVSDDESESFSNSSEDSMSSEEEIQGGGTSIVGSEASASSDEVR, encoded by the exons ATGAAAAGCCGGTCGCATCGGCTTCCAATATCGGAACCCCACCACGACGACTGGGTGGATGGGTCATGGACGGTGGACTGCATTTGCGGTGTGAATTTTGACGACGGTGAGGAGATGGTGGACTGCGATGAGTGCGGGGTTTGGGTGCACACGCGCTGTTCGCGCTATGTCAAGAGTGAGAAATCTTTTTCTTGCGATAAGTGCAAGAGCAAGAACAGTGGGAGTGGCGGTGGTGCTGGTAGCGGCGGCGTGCGGAATGACAGCGAGGAGACGGAGGTGGCGGAGTTTCTAGTCGAGTTGCCCACCAAGACGTTGAGGATGGATAATCCGAATCCAGCAAGAAACTCGATGTCGCGTAGGCCATTTAGGCTTTGGACTGACATTCCAATGGAGGAGAGGGTTCACGTGCAAGGGGTGCCTGGTGGTGAACCTGGGTTGTTTTCGGGAATGAAAATGTCTTCGGTGTTTGGTCCTGAGTTATGGAAATGTACTGGCTATGTTCCGAAAAAGCTTAATTTCAGGTATACTGAATTTCCATGTTTGAGTCATGGTAAGATcgaggaaaagaaagaagaggagCTGGATAAGACAAGTGGTGAAGATAATGCACATCAAGCTGATAATAATGCTGGGGTGTTATTCTCTTTCACAAAGGAGAATGAGAATACCTTGCCTACTCCAATAGTGGATTCTCATGGTGTAAAAAGCCCCGATGAAGGCGGTGGGTGTCATGAGGTGGTGTCTTCAAGACAGAAGAAGTTGGATGGTCAAAATCTGGATTTTGGATGCCCTGAAGATAGCATGAAGAAGGAGAGTATCTCAGTGCCCATTGTATTGCACTCTGGAAAGCGCAAGAAAGAGGAACTTAAGGATCAAAACGTAAAGAAAAAGGGGAGGACTATCGAGAAAGAGGGAGATATCAGAAAGCGGGCTACTCATTCTTCCAAAGCAG CTTCAGCATGTGATGCAAAACACTTGGCATTTTCTCAAGACAGAGGCTCCAAGGCTGTCAGCGATGATACTCGATGCAGCAAAGATTTGCTTGGTGATCAGCTATCAGACGGTCTTGGTGAGTGTGCTACCAACTTAGCATCAAATGAGCATGGTCTAGAGTCCACCCTCAGAAATGATGTTTCAAGTGATGAAGTATCAAGGGGAGGGAATAGAGTAGATCAAGTACCTGTGGGATCTGAGAATTTCTCTAAAACCAATAATGGTGTGGAGTCATTGACACAACTTAATGGTTCCCGGAGCACTCCTGTAAAAGAAGAG GTTCCTGGAGATACTGCCAAGGGCTGTGGGGATGTTGGACGAGTTACTGGAGGAATTTCACATGAGGAGCGTGTGGCTGTGGATGTGGATATTGCTGGTACAGATGCTAACGAAAATAGAGATGGCCAAGATTCAGACATTGATGAGGCCTACTCACGCcctaataagaaaataaaaggtgaACTAGATGCTGATGATCGTGGACGTTGTCATGTTGAGTATCCACCTCCGAATGATGTGAAGTCAGACTCCATGAAAGCCATCACTCAATATCCGGAATCGTCTCTTAAGGTGTTCTCTGAAGAAGGTAAAGTGATTGAGAAACCAGTCATAAGTTCAGAAGCTAGTGAACCCAAGATGCTCCATGCAAGCAGGAGCCAAACCCTGAGTACTAGAACAGATAAATCTGATGATTCACTTGATACTCTCTATCAATCCAAGCGAGAACCTACAGGTTCAGAAGGTCCAATGGCAGCAAGGAAAAGGTCTTTGGGACTTAAACATAGTTCAGAAGTGGCTGATGATTTGCTTAAATCAAATGGCACAGCCAGGAGTCATTCAACAGCTTCTTATCAGCGCAAAGCAGTGTTTTCTCTGGCAAAATCTGCTTCAACTTCAGGTGGTATTTCGTCCAAATCCTCGGACAATCGCGTGGCTGCAACTTCCCAAAACCCTTCTATTCACAATAGACAGAAGGAATTGTCTGAAAGCAATGCAGGAACTTTGAAAGAAAATGCTTCCGCTGATACAGTTGAGCATGAGGAAAAATGTGGGAGGCCAAAGAAATTAGTAAAAGAATCTTCGAAGTCGAACTCTTTGTCAAAAATATCAGACCCAACTAAATTGTCACAAACATCTGATTCCAAGAGATTGCTATCTGATTCAAAGGATTCCAGCATTCACTCTTCTTCTAAAGCACCATTAGTGCCGAATATGCCATCTAATCGTGTTTCTGGTGAGTGTGCCAGTACACTGCAGATTGAAGGTGCTTTAAATGTGCAGAACAAAGCTGCAGCTTCAGCTGTACCTGGCAAAAGTGAAAAGGTTTATCAGTCAGGCAGTCACCCGTCATCTAGAGGAAATGTGACTTCAATGAATGCTCTAGCAGCCTCGAATATTCCTGCAACCTTGAGCGATGAAGAG CTTGCGTTACTTCTACATCAAGAACTCAATAGTTCTCCAAGAGTTCCTAGGGTGCCACGGATGCGTCATGCTGGCAGTTTACCTCAGTTAACATGTCCAAGTGCGACAAGCATGCTGATGAAGCGAACATCCAGTGGAGGAAAAGATCATGGCATG GCTTCTAGAAGGAGGACCAAGGATTTTTCTGGAGAAGGCTCGCATGGTTCTCTAGAGGCTGACAATGAAGCTAAGAAGATGGAGAGAAAGCCGTCTTCTCCAGATAACAGGAGGCGAGATTCTGGTTGCCCCGCAGATCTGCTTTCCAGAAAGGAAGCAGATGGTGGTCCAGTTAAAAGTGTGCAGTCcatgaagaaaacaaatgtaAGCGGCTCTTTGTCATCACCCAGTGATTCCAATGGACACAATTTATTATCTAGTCGCTCCTCATCGAGGAACGCCTCTGATGATGATCCACGGATGGTTAGCCGTCTAACAAATCGAACTTTACCTG GTTTGATTGCTGAGATTATGAGTGAAGGGAAACGTATGACATATGAAGAACTCTGTAATGCAGTTCTACCG CATTGGCCTAATCTAAGGAAGCATAATGGAGAACGTTATGCATATTCAAGTCACTCCCAGGCTGTACTTGACTGCTTAAGGAATCGAAGTGAATGGGCTCGATTAGTTGATCGTGGTCCAAAG ACGAGTGCGAGCAGAAAGCGACGCAAACTTGATGCTGATTCCATGAGCATCGAGTCAGAGGATAATGAAGAGAACAGAGTGAAAAATGCGAAGGATGTTGGGAGTAAGAGTTTTGAGTCACACCAGGAAGACTTCCCAAAAGGTAAGCGGAAAGCCAGAAAGCGCAGGCGACTTGCTTTACAGGGAAGAGGTATCGTCAGGAGGAGACGTAGGGCTGATGTTGTTAGCGACGACGAAAGTGAGTCCTTTTCTAATTCTAGTGAAGACAGTATGTCCAGTGAAGAAGAAATACAGGGCGGCGGAACATCTATAGTTGGGAGTGAGGCCTCTGCGAGCTCAGATGAGGTCCGGTAG
- the LOC105156299 gene encoding uncharacterized protein LOC105156299: protein MTLCYSEMGNCLFVGGMGDGHQSVIRVATSNGVMEFHAPVTVESIIDEFPGHEIFRSHDLFWTPLPHSQELLVGESYRLLPLMDLTNGGLTPARMGCVRSNSTPQRMAAPQYRMSFDSRGLEKRLPEDQEGQVRRGFWKVKVVIRPEQLLEILSEEGKTEELIESVRTVAKCGTVFAGGFSDQWSLSSSKNTASSNKDSLLSFN, encoded by the coding sequence ATGACTTTGTGTTATAGTGAGATGGGGAATTGTCTGTTCGTCGGAGGGATGGGAGACGGCCACCAATCAGTAATTAGAGTTGCGACATCAAACGGCGTAATGGAATTTCATGCACCAGTCACCGTTGAATCCATCATCGATGAGTTCCCTGGCCACGAAATATTCCGGAGCCATGATCTCTTCTGGACGCCACTTCCCCACAGCCAAGAACTCCTCGTTGGCGAGTCGTATCGTTTGCTTCCTCTGATGGACCTTACCAACGGAGGATTAACGCCGGCCCGTATGGGATGCGTGAGGTCGAACAGCACGCCGCAGAGAATGGCTGCTCCGCAGTATAGGATGTCGTTCGACAGCCGGGGATTGGAGAAGAGGTTGCCGGAGGATCAGGAGGGTCAAGTGCGGCGCGGGTTTTGGAAAGTGAAGGTGGTTATAAGGCCGGAGCAGCTGCTGGAGATTTTGTCGGAGGAGGGGAAGACGGAGGAGCTGATTGAGAGTGTCAGAACGGTGGCGAAATGCGGGACTGTGTTCGCCGGAGGATTTTCCGATCAGTGGAGTCTTTCCAGCAGCAAAAATACAGCATCTTCCAACAAGGATAGCTTGCTAAGTTTTAATTAG
- the LOC105156063 gene encoding alcohol dehydrogenase-like 4 → MGSLGSYTYNDSISTLTIGKVITCKAAVAYGPGQPLVVEEIRVDPPQRMEVRIRVLFTSICHTDLSAWLGENEAQRVYPRILGHEASGLVESVGEGVKDLEVGDHVVPIFNGECQKCGHCKSEKTNLCEKFRVNPLKSTMRSDGKCRFWTKDGRPVYHFLNTSTFSEYTVLDSACAVKIDANAPLEKMTLLSCGVSTGLGAVWNTADVAVGETLAVFGLGAVGLAVVEGARARGASRIIGVDINSDKRIKGLAIGITDFINPKELDKPVHEKIREMTGGGVHYSFECAGNLDVLREAFLSTHDGWGLTVILGIHPTPRLLPLHPMELFDGRRMVGSVFGDFKGKSQLPHFANQCIQGVVKLDEFITHEMPFSKINEALKLLIEGKSLRCLLHL, encoded by the exons ATGGGTAGTTTGGGAAGCTACACTTACAACGATTCTATTTCAACTCTCACCATCGGAAAAGTTATAACATgcaaag CGGCGGTGGCATACGGGCCGGGCCAACCTCTGGTTGTGGAAGAAATTCGGGTGGATCCTCCTCAGAGAATGGAGGTCCGAATCCGGGTGCTTTTCACTTCTATTTGCCACACTGATCTCAGTGCCTGGCTAGGCGAG AATGAAGCTCAGCGGGTATACCCTCGGATTCTTGGCCATGAGGCTTCCGG TTTGGTGGAAAGCGTGGGAGAAGGGGTGAAGGACCTGGAGGTAGGGGATCACGTCGTTCCGATTTTCAATGGAGAATGCCAGAAATGTGGGCACTGCAAGTCGGAGAAGACCAATCTGTGTGAGAAGTTTCGGGTGAATCCGTTGAAGAGTACTATGAGGAGTGACGGAAAGTGTAGGTTTTGGACGAAAGACGGGCGACCCGTATACCATTTCCTCAACACTTCCACCTTCAGCGAGTACACCGTTCTTGATTCCGCCTGTGCTGTCAAGATCGACGCCAATGCCCCCTTGGAGAAAATGACACTGCTCAGTTGTGGGGTTTCTACGG GTCTTGGAGCAGTGTGGAATACGGCTGACGTGGCGGTCGGGGAAACTCTTGCTGTGTTTGGTTTGGGAGCTGTGGGGCTGGCT GTGGTGGAAGGGGCAAGGGCCAGAGGCGCATCCAGAATTATTGGAGTGGACATCAATTCAGATAAACGTATCAAag GTTTAGCAATTGGGATCACAGACTTCATAAATCCCAAGGAACTGGACAAGCCAGTTCACGAG AAAATAAGGGAAATGACGGGAGGAGGAGTGCATTATAGCTTTGAGTGTGCAGGAAACTTGGACGTTCTCCGGGAGGCCTTTTTGTCCACTCATGAC GGTTGGGGTTTGACAGTAATATTAGGGATACATCCAACGCCAAGATTGCTTCCTCTCCATCCGATGGAGCTTTTTGATGGGAGAAGAATGGTGGGATCTGTGTTTGGTGACTTCAAAGGGAAATCCCAATTGCCTCATTTTGCCAATCAATGCATCCAAGGG GTGGTGAAATTGGATGAATTCATCACTCATGAAATGCCATTTTCGAAGATTAACGAAGCTCTTAAATTACTGATTGAGGGCAAATCACTGAGATGCCTTCTTCACCTTTGA
- the LOC105156064 gene encoding uncharacterized protein LOC105156064 isoform X2 produces MKSRSHRLPISEPHHDDWVDGSWTVDCICGVNFDDGEEMVDCDECGVWVHTRCSRYVKSEKSFSCDKCKSKNSGSGGGAGSGGVRNDSEETEVAEFLVELPTKTLRMDNPNPARNSMSRRPFRLWTDIPMEERVHVQGVPGGEPGLFSGMKMSSVFGPELWKCTGYVPKKLNFRYTEFPCLSHGKIEEKKEEELDKTSGEDNAHQADNNAGVLFSFTKENENTLPTPIVDSHGVKSPDEGGGCHEVVSSRQKKLDGQNLDFGCPEDSMKKESISVPIVLHSGKRKKEELKDQNVKKKGRTIEKEGDIRKRATHSSKADRGSKAVSDDTRCSKDLLGDQLSDGLGECATNLASNEHGLESTLRNDVSSDEVSRGGNRVDQVPVGSENFSKTNNGVESLTQLNGSRSTPVKEEVPGDTAKGCGDVGRVTGGISHEERVAVDVDIAGTDANENRDGQDSDIDEAYSRPNKKIKGELDADDRGRCHVEYPPPNDVKSDSMKAITQYPESSLKVFSEEGKVIEKPVISSEASEPKMLHASRSQTLSTRTDKSDDSLDTLYQSKREPTGSEGPMAARKRSLGLKHSSEVADDLLKSNGTARSHSTASYQRKAVFSLAKSASTSGGISSKSSDNRVAATSQNPSIHNRQKELSESNAGTLKENASADTVEHEEKCGRPKKLVKESSKSNSLSKISDPTKLSQTSDSKRLLSDSKDSSIHSSSKAPLVPNMPSNRVSGECASTLQIEGALNVQNKAAASAVPGKSEKVYQSGSHPSSRGNVTSMNALAASNIPATLSDEELALLLHQELNSSPRVPRVPRMRHAGSLPQLTCPSATSMLMKRTSSGGKDHGMASRRRTKDFSGEGSHGSLEADNEAKKMERKPSSPDNRRRDSGCPADLLSRKEADGGPVKSVQSMKKTNVSGSLSSPSDSNGHNLLSSRSSSRNASDDDPRMVSRLTNRTLPGLIAEIMSEGKRMTYEELCNAVLPHWPNLRKHNGERYAYSSHSQAVLDCLRNRSEWARLVDRGPKTSASRKRRKLDADSMSIESEDNEENRVKNAKDVGSKSFESHQEDFPKGKRKARKRRRLALQGRGIVRRRRRADVVSDDESESFSNSSEDSMSSEEEIQGGGTSIVGSEASASSDEVR; encoded by the exons ATGAAAAGCCGGTCGCATCGGCTTCCAATATCGGAACCCCACCACGACGACTGGGTGGATGGGTCATGGACGGTGGACTGCATTTGCGGTGTGAATTTTGACGACGGTGAGGAGATGGTGGACTGCGATGAGTGCGGGGTTTGGGTGCACACGCGCTGTTCGCGCTATGTCAAGAGTGAGAAATCTTTTTCTTGCGATAAGTGCAAGAGCAAGAACAGTGGGAGTGGCGGTGGTGCTGGTAGCGGCGGCGTGCGGAATGACAGCGAGGAGACGGAGGTGGCGGAGTTTCTAGTCGAGTTGCCCACCAAGACGTTGAGGATGGATAATCCGAATCCAGCAAGAAACTCGATGTCGCGTAGGCCATTTAGGCTTTGGACTGACATTCCAATGGAGGAGAGGGTTCACGTGCAAGGGGTGCCTGGTGGTGAACCTGGGTTGTTTTCGGGAATGAAAATGTCTTCGGTGTTTGGTCCTGAGTTATGGAAATGTACTGGCTATGTTCCGAAAAAGCTTAATTTCAGGTATACTGAATTTCCATGTTTGAGTCATGGTAAGATcgaggaaaagaaagaagaggagCTGGATAAGACAAGTGGTGAAGATAATGCACATCAAGCTGATAATAATGCTGGGGTGTTATTCTCTTTCACAAAGGAGAATGAGAATACCTTGCCTACTCCAATAGTGGATTCTCATGGTGTAAAAAGCCCCGATGAAGGCGGTGGGTGTCATGAGGTGGTGTCTTCAAGACAGAAGAAGTTGGATGGTCAAAATCTGGATTTTGGATGCCCTGAAGATAGCATGAAGAAGGAGAGTATCTCAGTGCCCATTGTATTGCACTCTGGAAAGCGCAAGAAAGAGGAACTTAAGGATCAAAACGTAAAGAAAAAGGGGAGGACTATCGAGAAAGAGGGAGATATCAGAAAGCGGGCTACTCATTCTTCCAAAGCAG ACAGAGGCTCCAAGGCTGTCAGCGATGATACTCGATGCAGCAAAGATTTGCTTGGTGATCAGCTATCAGACGGTCTTGGTGAGTGTGCTACCAACTTAGCATCAAATGAGCATGGTCTAGAGTCCACCCTCAGAAATGATGTTTCAAGTGATGAAGTATCAAGGGGAGGGAATAGAGTAGATCAAGTACCTGTGGGATCTGAGAATTTCTCTAAAACCAATAATGGTGTGGAGTCATTGACACAACTTAATGGTTCCCGGAGCACTCCTGTAAAAGAAGAG GTTCCTGGAGATACTGCCAAGGGCTGTGGGGATGTTGGACGAGTTACTGGAGGAATTTCACATGAGGAGCGTGTGGCTGTGGATGTGGATATTGCTGGTACAGATGCTAACGAAAATAGAGATGGCCAAGATTCAGACATTGATGAGGCCTACTCACGCcctaataagaaaataaaaggtgaACTAGATGCTGATGATCGTGGACGTTGTCATGTTGAGTATCCACCTCCGAATGATGTGAAGTCAGACTCCATGAAAGCCATCACTCAATATCCGGAATCGTCTCTTAAGGTGTTCTCTGAAGAAGGTAAAGTGATTGAGAAACCAGTCATAAGTTCAGAAGCTAGTGAACCCAAGATGCTCCATGCAAGCAGGAGCCAAACCCTGAGTACTAGAACAGATAAATCTGATGATTCACTTGATACTCTCTATCAATCCAAGCGAGAACCTACAGGTTCAGAAGGTCCAATGGCAGCAAGGAAAAGGTCTTTGGGACTTAAACATAGTTCAGAAGTGGCTGATGATTTGCTTAAATCAAATGGCACAGCCAGGAGTCATTCAACAGCTTCTTATCAGCGCAAAGCAGTGTTTTCTCTGGCAAAATCTGCTTCAACTTCAGGTGGTATTTCGTCCAAATCCTCGGACAATCGCGTGGCTGCAACTTCCCAAAACCCTTCTATTCACAATAGACAGAAGGAATTGTCTGAAAGCAATGCAGGAACTTTGAAAGAAAATGCTTCCGCTGATACAGTTGAGCATGAGGAAAAATGTGGGAGGCCAAAGAAATTAGTAAAAGAATCTTCGAAGTCGAACTCTTTGTCAAAAATATCAGACCCAACTAAATTGTCACAAACATCTGATTCCAAGAGATTGCTATCTGATTCAAAGGATTCCAGCATTCACTCTTCTTCTAAAGCACCATTAGTGCCGAATATGCCATCTAATCGTGTTTCTGGTGAGTGTGCCAGTACACTGCAGATTGAAGGTGCTTTAAATGTGCAGAACAAAGCTGCAGCTTCAGCTGTACCTGGCAAAAGTGAAAAGGTTTATCAGTCAGGCAGTCACCCGTCATCTAGAGGAAATGTGACTTCAATGAATGCTCTAGCAGCCTCGAATATTCCTGCAACCTTGAGCGATGAAGAG CTTGCGTTACTTCTACATCAAGAACTCAATAGTTCTCCAAGAGTTCCTAGGGTGCCACGGATGCGTCATGCTGGCAGTTTACCTCAGTTAACATGTCCAAGTGCGACAAGCATGCTGATGAAGCGAACATCCAGTGGAGGAAAAGATCATGGCATG GCTTCTAGAAGGAGGACCAAGGATTTTTCTGGAGAAGGCTCGCATGGTTCTCTAGAGGCTGACAATGAAGCTAAGAAGATGGAGAGAAAGCCGTCTTCTCCAGATAACAGGAGGCGAGATTCTGGTTGCCCCGCAGATCTGCTTTCCAGAAAGGAAGCAGATGGTGGTCCAGTTAAAAGTGTGCAGTCcatgaagaaaacaaatgtaAGCGGCTCTTTGTCATCACCCAGTGATTCCAATGGACACAATTTATTATCTAGTCGCTCCTCATCGAGGAACGCCTCTGATGATGATCCACGGATGGTTAGCCGTCTAACAAATCGAACTTTACCTG GTTTGATTGCTGAGATTATGAGTGAAGGGAAACGTATGACATATGAAGAACTCTGTAATGCAGTTCTACCG CATTGGCCTAATCTAAGGAAGCATAATGGAGAACGTTATGCATATTCAAGTCACTCCCAGGCTGTACTTGACTGCTTAAGGAATCGAAGTGAATGGGCTCGATTAGTTGATCGTGGTCCAAAG ACGAGTGCGAGCAGAAAGCGACGCAAACTTGATGCTGATTCCATGAGCATCGAGTCAGAGGATAATGAAGAGAACAGAGTGAAAAATGCGAAGGATGTTGGGAGTAAGAGTTTTGAGTCACACCAGGAAGACTTCCCAAAAGGTAAGCGGAAAGCCAGAAAGCGCAGGCGACTTGCTTTACAGGGAAGAGGTATCGTCAGGAGGAGACGTAGGGCTGATGTTGTTAGCGACGACGAAAGTGAGTCCTTTTCTAATTCTAGTGAAGACAGTATGTCCAGTGAAGAAGAAATACAGGGCGGCGGAACATCTATAGTTGGGAGTGAGGCCTCTGCGAGCTCAGATGAGGTCCGGTAG